One part of the Arabidopsis thaliana chromosome 1 sequence genome encodes these proteins:
- a CDS encoding Ribosomal protein L35Ae family protein (Ribosomal protein L35Ae family protein; FUNCTIONS IN: structural constituent of ribosome; INVOLVED IN: translation, ribosome biogenesis; LOCATED IN: ribosome, cytosolic large ribosomal subunit; EXPRESSED IN: 22 plant structures; EXPRESSED DURING: 13 growth stages; CONTAINS InterPro DOMAIN/s: Ribosomal protein L35Ae (InterPro:IPR001780), Ribosomal protein L35Ae, conserved site (InterPro:IPR018266); BEST Arabidopsis thaliana protein match is: Ribosomal protein L35Ae family protein (TAIR:AT1G07070.1); Has 765 Blast hits to 765 proteins in 258 species: Archae - 25; Bacteria - 0; Metazoa - 322; Fungi - 147; Plants - 149; Viruses - 0; Other Eukaryotes - 122 (source: NCBI BLink).): MVKGRQGERVRLYVRGTILGYKRSKSNQYPNTSLVQIEGVNTQEEVNWYKGKRMAYIYKAKTKKNGSHYRCIWGKVTRPHGNSGVVRAKFTSNLPPKSMGSRVRVFMYPSNI; the protein is encoded by the exons ATGGTCAAGGGACGCCAAGGAGAACGAGTCag ACTCTACGTGAGGGGAACCATCCTCGGATACAAAAG GTCGAAGTCCAACCAGTATCCAAACACGTCCCTCGTCCAGATCGAAGGAGTTAACACTCAGGAGGAGGTAAACTGGTACAAGGGAAAGAGGATGGCTTACATCTACAAGGCTAAGACAAAGAAGAACGGTAGCCACTACCGCTGTATCTGGGGAAAGGTTACCAGGCCTCACGGTAACAGCGGTGTTGTCCGTGCCAAATTCACATCCAACCTTCCTCCCAAGTCCATG GGAAGCAGAGTGAGAGTCTTCATGTATCCGAGTAACATATGA